A window of the Lactuca sativa cultivar Salinas chromosome 7, Lsat_Salinas_v11, whole genome shotgun sequence genome harbors these coding sequences:
- the LOC128127271 gene encoding uncharacterized protein LOC128127271, with product MSHQWVKIENRTSIEYVNGVKEFLNVARHTLNSNGLTPCPCSNCLNSRLQNISVITSHLISVGIDKSYTRWVHHGEDEIEEEDVPHNDFVNIESAGLRAGLEDAVGHPLFDIGPTNDLIGNKHPENARYEKLHEALNKPLYEGCKSSTLTFVVKLMNLKVMNKWTDNSFEMMLKLLHEDLPDCNNCPESYYDVRMLLCEAGLGYELIDVCQYDCAIFYGDNKDAITCPVCQSNRYVRNKIAHKKLRYFPITPRLKHLYASRHTATDMRWHKEVRKDEPGVLRHPADGEAWKHFDKMYPNFADDPRSVRLGLASDGFNPFSNMTTSYSMWHVILMSYNMPPWCTMHKSSYFLTLLIPGPKSPGKDFDIFLRPLVDELKVLWGNGVQAYDEDSKSLFTLHAAIIWTISDFPAYAYLSGWSTMGKLACPICLEDTRSRRIRGKQCYIGHRCFLSKTHRWRNSKEFDGKKELREKPRRFTGDQILTQLADIPRRTTGKAPSNVDKKRKRGANELNWSKKSILFELPYWSKLLMRHNLDVMHIGKNVHDNIVGTLLNDPVKSKDTTNARLDLEDLNIRKDQWLRERNGKFEKPHANFTLTRDECVEFCKFIKSVRLPDGYASNISRCATDSNTLGGMKTHDCHVLLQKILPVAILPFLNNEIRTTLIELCQFFQKICSKTLYAKELEDMKTGIVIILCKLEKIFPPSFFTIMVHLCVHLPEEALLGGPVSQRWMFGIERRMGTYKGYVRNFARPDGSITEAYVVDEAVTFLSRYVDDIETRFNHDERNWDVPTTQHGLEVFTNKVRILGASKFELLGEYVDVVQWYIINNCENELDVYIE from the coding sequence ATGAGTCATCAATGGGTCAAGATTGAGAATAGGACCTCTATCGAGTATGTGAACGGGGTAAAGGAATTTCTAAATGTTGCCCGACATACTTTGAATTCTAATGGGTTAACTCCATGCCCGTGCAGTAATTGTCTCAATTCGAGATtacaaaatataagtgtcattacTTCTCATTTGATTAGTGTAGGAATTGATAAGTCATATACACGGTGGGTGCATCATGGTGAAGATGAAATCGAAGAAGAAGATGTTCCACATAATGATTTTGTTAATATTGAATCTGCCGGCTTAAGAGCAGGATTAGAGGATGCAGTTGGTCATCCATTATTTGATATTGGACCTACCAATGATCTAATTGGTAACAAACACCCAGAAAATGCTCGTTATGAGAAGCTACATGAAGCTCTAAATAAACCTTTGTATGAAGGATGCAAAAGTTCTACATTGACATTTGTTGTGAAGTTGATGAATTTGAAAGTGATGAACAAGTGGACAGATAATTCGTTTGAGATGATGCTAAAGTTGCTACACGAGGATCTTCCTGATTGTAATAATTGTCCAGAGAGCTATTACGATGTTAGAATGTTGCTTTGTGAAGCCGGTTTAGGTTATGAGCTTATTGATGTTTGTCAATATGATTGTGCTATTTTCTATGGGGACAACAAAGATGCCATAACATGTCCTGTTTGTCAAAGCAATCGTTACGTGCGCAACAAAATTGCTCATAAAAAGTTACGATACTTTCCAATAACACCTCGTTTGAAGCATCTATATGCTTCACGCCACACTGCCACAGACATGCGTTGGCATAAAGAAGTTCGTAAAGATGAGCCTGGAGTTTTGCGTCATCCGGCTGATGGAGAGGCTTGGAAACATTTTGATAAAATGTATCCTAATTTTGCAGATGATCCTAGGAGTGTACGATTGGGGTTGGCTTCAGATGGGTTTAACCCTTTTAGCAATATGACAACTTCATATAGCATGTGGCATGTTATTTTGATGTCGTATAACATGCCACCTTGGTGTACAATGCATAAGAGTAGTTACTTTCTAACGTTACTAATTCCTGGGCCAAAATCTCCTGGTAAAGACTTTGACATCTTCTTAAGGCCACTTGTAGACGAACTTAAAGTTCTATGGGGTAATGGGGTTCAAGCATATGATGAAGATTCAAAATCACTTTTCACTCTTCATGCCGCAATAATATGGACAATCAGTGACTTCCCTGCTTATGCTTACTTGTCTGGGTGGAGTACTATGGGTAAGTTGGCATGTCCAATATGCCTTGAGGATACCCGTTCTAGAAGGATTCGTGGTAAACAATGTTATATTGGACATCGATGTTTTTTAAGCAAAACACATAGGTGGCGAAATAGCAAAGAATTTGATGGGAAGAAAGAGCTAAGGGAAAAACCTCGCCGATTTACAGGTGATCAAATTCTAACACAGTTGGCGGATATTCCAAGACGCACTACTGGAAAAGCACCTAGTAATGTTGATAAGAAGCGTAAACGAGGTGCTAATGAGCTTAATTGGTCAAAAAAGAGTATATTGTTTGAACTTCCATATTGGTCTAAACTATTGATGCGCCATAATCTTGATGTCATGCATATAGGGAAAAATGTCCATGATAATATAGTTGGGACATTGTTAAATGATCCCGTGAAGTCAAAGGATACTACAAATGCACGTTTAGACTTGGAGGATCTTAATATTCGCAAGGATCAATGGCTAAGAGAGAGAAATGGAAAATTTGAGAAACCTCATGCTAATTTCACATTGACTAGAGATGAATGTGTGGAGTTTTGCAAATTTATCAAGTCTGTTCGCCTACCTGATGGCTATGCGTCCAACATAAGTCGATGTGCGACAGATTCTAATACACTCGGGGGGATGAAAACACATGATTGCCATGTATTGCTTCAGAAAATACTACCAGTAGCCATTCTTCCTTTCTTGAACAACGAAATACGTACAACTTTGATTGAGCTTTGCCAATTCTTTCAAAAAATATGTTCTAAGACTCTATATGCTAAAGAACTCGAGGATATGAAGACTGGGATTGTAATCATATTATGCAAACTTGAGAAGATATTTCCTCCATCATTTTTCACTATCATGGTTCACTTGTGCGTACATTTACCAGAGGAGGCGTTATTAGGAGGACCAGTAAGCCAAAGATGGATGTTTGGGATCGAACGTCGTATGGGTACATACAAGGGATATGTTCGTAACTTTGCTCGTCCTGATGGATCCATTACTGAAGCATATGTTGTCGATGAGGCTGTCACATTTTTATCTCGTTATGTAGATGATATCGAGACAAGATTCAACCATGATGAACGCAATTGGGATGTACCAACCACCCAACATGGGTTGGAGGTATTCACCAATAAAGTCCGTATATTGGGTGCTTCGAAATTCGAACTACTAGGGGAGTATGTTGATGTGGTGCAATGGTACATCATTAATAATTGTGAAAATGAACTTGATGTTTACATAGAGTAA